In Balaenoptera musculus isolate JJ_BM4_2016_0621 chromosome 19, mBalMus1.pri.v3, whole genome shotgun sequence, one genomic interval encodes:
- the IGSF23 gene encoding immunoglobulin superfamily member 23 isoform X1, whose translation MQAATPWCWKPAGDAGVRRSRYRSTPTLMGCWLLTFPENTQGILRSELNYSAILQWVASIEPEPALRWTFNGHPRGIGERLIIQRLSLEDLGIYVCLAENSQGMYFSQPVTIMLPQDIVDPTDPVPIKPNPTLSLSGNSAFALIVAAPVVLVGSTVFTIIWKLRCG comes from the exons ATGCAGGCAGCTACACCGTGGTGCTGGAAACCAGCAGGGGACGCAGGAGTGCGACGGAGCAGATACAGGTCAACG CCAACTCTGATGGGGTGCTGGCTGCTGACATTCCCAGAAAACACACAAGGTATCCTCCGGAGTGAACTCAACTACTCAGCGATCCTGCAGTGGGTGGCTTCCATCGAACCTGAACCTGCGCTACGATGGACCTTCAACGGGCATCCTCGCGGGATCGGGGAGAGGCTGATTATCCAGAGGTTGTCCTTGGAGGATCTGGGCATCTATGTATGCTTGGCCGAGAATAGCCAGGGAATGTATTTCTCCCAGCCTGTGACTATCATGCTGCCAC AAGACATCGTGGATCCCACAGACCCTGTGCCCATCAAGCCGAACCCTACCCTCTCCCTGTCCGGAAACTCTGCCTTTGCCCTCATTGTGGCCGCACCTGTGGTACTGGTTGGAAGCACGGTCTTCACCATAATCTGGAAGCTAAG
- the IGSF23 gene encoding immunoglobulin superfamily member 23 isoform X4: MGCWLLTFPENTQGILRSELNYSAILQWVASIEPEPALRWTFNGHPRGIGERLIIQRLSLEDLGIYVCLAENSQGMYFSQPVTIMLPQDIVDPTDPVPIKPNPTLSLSGNSAFALIVAAPVVLVGSTVFTIIWKLRCG; this comes from the exons ATGGGGTGCTGGCTGCTGACATTCCCAGAAAACACACAAGGTATCCTCCGGAGTGAACTCAACTACTCAGCGATCCTGCAGTGGGTGGCTTCCATCGAACCTGAACCTGCGCTACGATGGACCTTCAACGGGCATCCTCGCGGGATCGGGGAGAGGCTGATTATCCAGAGGTTGTCCTTGGAGGATCTGGGCATCTATGTATGCTTGGCCGAGAATAGCCAGGGAATGTATTTCTCCCAGCCTGTGACTATCATGCTGCCAC AAGACATCGTGGATCCCACAGACCCTGTGCCCATCAAGCCGAACCCTACCCTCTCCCTGTCCGGAAACTCTGCCTTTGCCCTCATTGTGGCCGCACCTGTGGTACTGGTTGGAAGCACGGTCTTCACCATAATCTGGAAGCTAAG
- the IGSF23 gene encoding immunoglobulin superfamily member 23 isoform X2, with the protein MQAATPWCWKPAGDAGVRRSRYRSTPTLMGCWLLTFPENTQGILRSELNYSAILQWVASIEPEPALRWTFNGHPRGIGERLIIQRLSLEDLGIYVCLAENSQGMYFSQPVTIMLPHPVPIKPNPTLSLSGNSAFALIVAAPVVLVGSTVFTIIWKLRCG; encoded by the exons ATGCAGGCAGCTACACCGTGGTGCTGGAAACCAGCAGGGGACGCAGGAGTGCGACGGAGCAGATACAGGTCAACG CCAACTCTGATGGGGTGCTGGCTGCTGACATTCCCAGAAAACACACAAGGTATCCTCCGGAGTGAACTCAACTACTCAGCGATCCTGCAGTGGGTGGCTTCCATCGAACCTGAACCTGCGCTACGATGGACCTTCAACGGGCATCCTCGCGGGATCGGGGAGAGGCTGATTATCCAGAGGTTGTCCTTGGAGGATCTGGGCATCTATGTATGCTTGGCCGAGAATAGCCAGGGAATGTATTTCTCCCAGCCTGTGACTATCATGCTGCCAC ACCCTGTGCCCATCAAGCCGAACCCTACCCTCTCCCTGTCCGGAAACTCTGCCTTTGCCCTCATTGTGGCCGCACCTGTGGTACTGGTTGGAAGCACGGTCTTCACCATAATCTGGAAGCTAAG
- the IGSF23 gene encoding immunoglobulin superfamily member 23 isoform X3, producing MQAATPWCWKPAGDAGVRRSRYRSTPTLMGCWLLTFPENTQGILRSELNYSAILQWVASIEPEPALRWTFNGHPRGIGERLIIQRLSLEDLGIYVCLAENSQGMYFSQPVTIMLPRNSAFALIVAAPVVLVGSTVFTIIWKLRCG from the exons ATGCAGGCAGCTACACCGTGGTGCTGGAAACCAGCAGGGGACGCAGGAGTGCGACGGAGCAGATACAGGTCAACG CCAACTCTGATGGGGTGCTGGCTGCTGACATTCCCAGAAAACACACAAGGTATCCTCCGGAGTGAACTCAACTACTCAGCGATCCTGCAGTGGGTGGCTTCCATCGAACCTGAACCTGCGCTACGATGGACCTTCAACGGGCATCCTCGCGGGATCGGGGAGAGGCTGATTATCCAGAGGTTGTCCTTGGAGGATCTGGGCATCTATGTATGCTTGGCCGAGAATAGCCAGGGAATGTATTTCTCCCAGCCTGTGACTATCATGCTGCCAC GAAACTCTGCCTTTGCCCTCATTGTGGCCGCACCTGTGGTACTGGTTGGAAGCACGGTCTTCACCATAATCTGGAAGCTAAG